The Aureitalea marina genome includes a window with the following:
- a CDS encoding MATE family efflux transporter: MTIKRFLRHFRQALAGEHQDYTSGSIRKAIFMLSVPMVMEMMMESIFFLVDAYFVSSLGANAIATVGLTESVLTLVYAIAIGLSMGVTAIVARRVGEKDLPGAGKTAVQAIFLGVLVAAMISAIGIVFPKEILSLMGGSPELIEEGYGYTQILLGGNITIMLLFLINAIFRGAGDASVAMRVLIISNLLNIMLDPLFIFGWGPVPGFGVKGAAIATTIGRGSAVVIQLLILIYGWSKIKVALRQFTFHAGIMWNLIKVSLGGIGQFIIGTSSWVFLMRIMAEFGSEVLAGYTIAIRVLMFTLMPSWGMSNAAATLVGQNLGAGKPERAERSVWKTGKYNAWFMIGVSLFYLFFAEGIMRVFSQEPAIVEYGALSLRVIAAGYVFYAYGMVIIQAFNGAGDTRTPTIINFFCFWLFQLPVAYLWAVSLDLGPLGVLIAITVAEVFIAVIGIWLFRKGRWKEVVV; encoded by the coding sequence ATGACGATCAAACGATTCCTGCGTCACTTCAGGCAAGCCCTGGCAGGAGAACATCAGGACTATACATCTGGTAGCATTCGGAAGGCCATCTTTATGCTCTCCGTACCGATGGTTATGGAAATGATGATGGAGTCTATCTTCTTCCTGGTGGATGCCTATTTCGTTTCCAGCTTGGGTGCCAATGCGATAGCAACAGTGGGGCTAACAGAGTCTGTTCTCACTCTCGTCTATGCCATTGCCATTGGCTTAAGTATGGGTGTAACAGCAATAGTTGCCAGGCGTGTTGGTGAGAAGGATCTGCCCGGAGCTGGTAAAACGGCAGTACAAGCCATATTTTTGGGAGTACTCGTTGCTGCCATGATCAGTGCGATTGGGATTGTATTTCCTAAGGAAATTCTCAGTCTGATGGGCGGTTCTCCTGAATTGATAGAGGAGGGTTATGGCTATACCCAGATTCTGTTGGGAGGGAATATAACGATCATGTTACTATTTCTGATCAACGCCATTTTCCGAGGTGCTGGAGATGCTTCTGTCGCTATGCGGGTGCTGATCATTTCCAACCTGCTGAACATCATGTTGGATCCCCTTTTCATCTTCGGATGGGGTCCTGTTCCAGGATTTGGGGTAAAGGGAGCAGCCATTGCCACAACCATAGGAAGAGGCTCTGCAGTGGTGATCCAATTGCTTATCCTGATCTACGGTTGGAGTAAGATCAAGGTGGCATTACGGCAATTTACCTTCCATGCCGGCATTATGTGGAACCTGATCAAGGTTTCCCTGGGAGGGATCGGGCAATTTATTATCGGGACCTCCAGTTGGGTGTTCCTGATGCGAATCATGGCCGAATTTGGCAGTGAGGTGCTAGCGGGCTACACCATCGCTATACGTGTACTGATGTTTACCCTCATGCCGTCCTGGGGTATGAGCAATGCGGCTGCAACCCTGGTCGGTCAGAATTTGGGGGCGGGTAAACCGGAACGGGCAGAACGTTCCGTCTGGAAAACGGGTAAATACAATGCCTGGTTTATGATAGGGGTCTCTCTTTTCTACCTGTTCTTTGCCGAGGGTATCATGCGGGTATTTAGTCAGGAACCGGCCATAGTTGAGTATGGTGCTTTGAGCTTAAGGGTAATAGCAGCTGGCTATGTGTTCTATGCTTATGGTATGGTAATAATCCAGGCATTTAACGGTGCTGGAGATACACGTACTCCGACCATTATCAATTTCTTTTGTTTCTGGTTATTCCAATTGCCGGTGGCCTATTTGTGGGCTGTCAGTTTGGATTTAGGTCCTTTGGGTGTACTAATTGCCATTACGGTGGCCGAAGTTTTTATTGCGGTGATCGGGATCTGGCTCTTTAGAAAAGGACGTTGGAAAGAAGTGGTGGTTTAA
- a CDS encoding cytochrome P450 — MGGSPSYTYPKRLPLVRFFWLSESIRKNPIPYHRQFFSEYGDTFSVKIGKKKYVLLSRDKEVVKHILQKNQKNYKKSKIQTDFLSKYLGNGLLTSQGECWRRQRRLIQPAFHKSKMVQIVKLIDRTVNKEVETMHEGQGIDPYPLMNTLTFKVVANSLFDVKIAPSTLERLQSIIEQIQAFLVKEIRLPHKRWWFKLIGETARHKQLAQESRDIIQSIIEQRKEEDVRREDLLDLLLDARYEDTGEPMEMEQLIDEISILFVAGHETTANALTFTLFLLAEHPEIQERVYEEVSGLDWDNSSSAHHLRALPFTRAVIDEAMRLYPPAWITDRENLEDDEVAGFSIRRDTLIGVSFYELHRNPDYWDDPERFEPKRFLDGLPAKSAEAYFPFGAGPRMCIGMGFAISEMLLVVTAIVLKFRLSSAGSTVQFNPLITLKPVDLKIDWTLR; from the coding sequence ATGGGAGGTAGTCCGAGCTATACTTACCCCAAGAGACTGCCCTTGGTCCGATTCTTCTGGCTATCCGAATCCATTCGGAAGAATCCTATTCCCTATCATCGTCAGTTCTTTTCTGAATACGGAGATACCTTTTCAGTCAAGATCGGGAAGAAGAAATACGTCTTGCTAAGCCGAGACAAGGAGGTAGTCAAGCATATTCTTCAGAAGAATCAAAAGAACTATAAGAAGTCCAAGATACAAACTGACTTCCTGTCCAAATATTTGGGGAACGGCCTGCTGACCTCACAGGGTGAATGTTGGAGACGACAGCGCCGATTGATCCAACCAGCTTTCCACAAATCCAAGATGGTCCAGATCGTCAAATTGATTGACCGTACGGTGAACAAAGAGGTGGAAACTATGCATGAGGGTCAAGGGATCGATCCATATCCTCTGATGAATACCCTGACCTTCAAGGTGGTGGCTAATAGTTTGTTCGATGTTAAAATTGCCCCGTCAACCCTGGAACGTTTGCAAAGTATCATTGAACAGATTCAAGCTTTTTTGGTCAAAGAGATCAGGCTTCCTCATAAACGTTGGTGGTTTAAGCTGATCGGTGAAACCGCCCGGCATAAGCAGTTAGCGCAGGAATCGCGGGATATCATCCAATCAATCATAGAGCAACGGAAGGAAGAGGACGTTCGAAGAGAAGATTTACTGGATCTGCTGTTGGACGCCCGATACGAGGACACGGGTGAACCAATGGAGATGGAGCAGCTGATCGATGAGATCTCTATCTTGTTTGTAGCTGGACACGAGACCACGGCTAATGCCTTGACCTTCACCTTATTTCTCTTGGCAGAACATCCCGAAATTCAAGAAAGGGTTTATGAAGAAGTTTCGGGATTAGATTGGGATAACTCTAGTTCGGCTCATCATTTGAGAGCGCTACCTTTTACTCGAGCCGTAATAGACGAAGCCATGCGATTGTACCCACCGGCCTGGATAACGGACAGGGAAAATCTTGAAGACGATGAAGTAGCTGGATTTTCCATCCGCAGAGACACCTTGATCGGGGTTTCCTTCTACGAGCTTCATCGCAACCCGGATTATTGGGATGATCCTGAAAGGTTTGAGCCCAAACGCTTCTTAGATGGTCTTCCGGCTAAATCGGCCGAGGCCTATTTCCCATTTGGCGCAGGTCCCAGGATGTGTATTGGAATGGGCTTTGCTATTTCTGAAATGCTGTTGGTGGTTACTGCCATAGTTCTTAAATTTCGATTGTCTTCAGCAGGAAGTACTGTTCAATTCAATCCGCTGATAACCTTAAAACCAGTCGATCTGAAGATCGATTGGACCTTACGTTAA
- a CDS encoding cytochrome c oxidase subunit II, with product MTAFLVVLVIILFGVAVMQMGKIMRLANPEIDANAEIANDKDNNVNGYLMLGFVLFIYVLCIVSFYKWGDVMLPESASEHGLQIDQLWLISMIIIFIVGIITQWLLHYFAFKYRGKKEQRATFYADNDKLEFIWTIIPVIVLAGLIIYGLFTWTDIMNVNTEDDPMVVELYAYQFDWRARYGGGDNTLGEANVRLIEGVNQLGVDASDPNAQDDVVVNELHLPVGRKVLFKMRSQDVLHSAYMPHFRAQMNCVPGMVTQFSFTPTITTEEMRMNDEIVAKVNHINQIRRDKSQELLANGEEELEPYEFDYLLLCNKICGGNHYNMQMKIIVESEEDFNAWMAEQATLAEALNQ from the coding sequence ATGACCGCATTTTTAGTAGTTCTAGTAATCATTCTTTTCGGAGTTGCCGTGATGCAGATGGGCAAGATCATGCGACTGGCCAACCCTGAGATCGACGCCAATGCCGAGATTGCTAACGACAAGGACAATAATGTCAATGGATACCTCATGTTGGGGTTTGTGCTCTTCATTTATGTCTTGTGTATTGTTTCCTTTTACAAGTGGGGTGATGTTATGTTGCCCGAGTCCGCTTCGGAGCATGGTCTGCAGATCGATCAGTTGTGGCTGATCTCTATGATCATCATTTTTATAGTAGGAATCATAACCCAGTGGTTACTCCACTATTTTGCCTTTAAGTACAGAGGTAAAAAAGAGCAGCGAGCGACTTTCTATGCAGACAATGACAAACTCGAATTCATCTGGACCATCATCCCGGTGATCGTTTTGGCAGGTCTGATCATTTACGGTCTGTTTACCTGGACTGATATCATGAATGTGAATACAGAGGACGATCCGATGGTGGTCGAGCTATACGCTTACCAGTTCGATTGGAGAGCCCGCTATGGAGGAGGTGACAACACTTTGGGTGAAGCCAACGTTCGTTTGATCGAGGGAGTTAACCAACTCGGAGTTGATGCCTCAGATCCAAATGCTCAGGATGATGTAGTGGTTAATGAATTGCACTTGCCGGTAGGCAGAAAGGTCTTGTTTAAGATGCGTTCTCAGGATGTTCTGCATTCAGCCTACATGCCACACTTCCGTGCTCAGATGAACTGTGTACCAGGTATGGTTACCCAATTCAGTTTTACACCGACCATCACCACAGAGGAGATGAGAATGAACGATGAGATCGTTGCAAAAGTGAATCACATCAACCAGATCCGAAGAGATAAGAGTCAGGAACTTCTCGCCAATGGAGAAGAGGAACTAGAGCCTTACGAATTTGATTATCTGTTATTGTGTAACAAGATCTGTGGTGGTAACCACTACAACATGCAGATGAAGATCATCGTAGAATCTGAAGAAGATTTCAACGCCTGGATGGCCGAGCAAGCAACTTTGGCCGAGGCATTGAACCAATAA
- the ruvB gene encoding Holliday junction branch migration DNA helicase RuvB, which yields MNEHLDPSSDHLSSQELDMERRLRPMSFEDFNGQDKALENLRVFVQAANLRGEALDHTLFHGPPGLGKTTLAHILANELDANIRVTSGPVLDKPGDLAGLLTNLDERDVLFIDEIHRLSPVIEEYLYSAMEDYKIDIMIESGPNARTVQINLAPFTLVGATTRSGLLTAPMRARFGISSRLEYYSTDLLTTIIERSAGILEVPIKMEAAIEIAGRSRGTPRIANALLRRVRDFAQIKGDGNIDLKIARFALGQLHVDAHGLDEMDNKILLTLIDKFSGGPVGITTLATAVSENAETLEEVYEPFLIQQGFIVRTPRGREATELAYRHLGKVKGGQQGGLF from the coding sequence ATGAACGAACACTTGGATCCATCCTCTGATCATCTCTCCTCCCAGGAGCTCGATATGGAACGCAGATTGCGCCCCATGAGTTTTGAAGATTTTAACGGTCAGGACAAAGCCTTGGAAAACCTTAGGGTGTTCGTGCAAGCGGCCAACCTGAGGGGTGAAGCCTTGGATCATACCTTATTTCATGGGCCACCTGGTTTAGGAAAGACAACACTTGCCCACATTTTAGCCAACGAGCTCGATGCCAATATTCGGGTGACCTCCGGTCCTGTATTGGACAAACCAGGAGATCTTGCAGGCTTGCTGACCAATTTGGATGAACGCGATGTACTTTTTATCGATGAGATCCATCGTCTAAGCCCGGTCATCGAAGAGTACTTGTATTCTGCTATGGAGGATTACAAGATCGATATAATGATTGAGTCCGGGCCCAATGCCAGAACCGTACAGATCAACCTGGCACCCTTTACCCTGGTAGGGGCAACAACCCGTTCTGGCCTCTTAACAGCTCCCATGCGGGCCCGTTTTGGTATTTCTTCCCGTCTGGAATATTACTCCACGGACCTATTGACCACAATTATCGAACGAAGTGCAGGAATCCTGGAGGTTCCCATCAAAATGGAAGCGGCGATCGAGATCGCTGGACGAAGCCGGGGAACCCCTCGTATTGCTAACGCCTTGCTGAGACGAGTTAGGGATTTTGCTCAAATAAAAGGAGATGGTAACATCGACTTGAAGATCGCCCGTTTTGCCCTGGGGCAACTGCATGTAGATGCGCATGGCCTGGACGAGATGGACAACAAGATCCTCTTGACCCTAATCGATAAGTTCTCTGGTGGCCCTGTGGGGATAACCACGCTTGCAACTGCGGTTTCCGAAAATGCGGAAACCCTGGAAGAGGTTTATGAACCGTTTTTGATACAACAAGGGTTTATCGTCAGAACCCCTAGAGGCAGGGAAGCAACAGAGTTGGCTTATCGTCACTTGGGGAAGGTGAAAGGCGGGCAGCAGGGCGGACTCTTTTAA
- a CDS encoding DUF5916 domain-containing protein: protein MQKHIALFIVLIWSALLWGQTKEVTVKYIDTPITLDGSLDEPAWEAVEPATDFWQYFPTDSVQSRNQSEIRFLFDDKNLYVGIKVNAIGNDYVVPSLRRDFRAGGSDNITLMFDTFNDGTNAFLFGTNPEGVRREALVSGGGTELRGFTTSWDTKWYAETVKYDGYYISEWIIPLFAFKFREGETRWRFNSYQFDTQDNERNTWINIPQNQFIFNLAYMGDMVFERPLGKNKSPISLIPYINGLAGQDLEGDDKFTDFKFGGDAKFTIGSSLNLDLTVNPDFSQVEVDQQVTNLTRFEINLPERRQFFIENSDLFADFGNARNANPFFSRRIGIAQDTAGNTIQNDIIAGARLSGKLNNNFRIGLLNVQTVSDEENEIPSNNNTVVALQQKVFSRSNISFLFVNRQATSDEDFLEPEEEYNRVVGLDYNLANADNSWNGKFYVHKAFTPGVDQDDWSTGFRLQYNSNTWRIRGSALYVGENFNSDLGFIRRKDILRADPQIEYLLFPKGSFINRHTFGIVPIGVWRPNEDFKLADSNIILRWDAELRNTGQMSARIFNRYTYLFGEFDPSISDGIPLPAMTDYSYTSVQLEYRSDQRKVLSFRVNPTFGEFFNGNIITVQGEINYRAQPYFNLAIQARYDKIDLPQPYSDNDIWLIGPRIDVTFSKSIFWNTFIQYNSNIDNVGINSRLQWRFAPLSDLFLVYNDNYFTGDVFYPRFRTINLKVTYWLYL, encoded by the coding sequence ATGCAGAAGCACATCGCGCTTTTTATCGTGCTTATATGGTCGGCTCTGTTATGGGGTCAGACCAAAGAGGTGACCGTCAAATATATAGACACACCGATCACACTGGATGGCTCTCTGGACGAACCGGCCTGGGAGGCTGTAGAACCCGCCACCGACTTCTGGCAGTATTTCCCAACAGATAGCGTCCAATCTCGGAATCAGTCTGAAATCCGCTTTCTTTTTGACGACAAGAATCTCTATGTAGGGATCAAGGTCAATGCTATTGGCAACGACTATGTTGTACCCTCATTGCGTCGGGATTTTCGCGCCGGGGGAAGCGACAATATCACACTGATGTTCGATACCTTTAACGATGGCACCAATGCCTTTTTATTTGGGACCAATCCCGAGGGTGTCAGGCGGGAAGCTCTTGTTTCCGGTGGAGGAACGGAATTGAGAGGTTTTACCACCTCTTGGGACACTAAGTGGTATGCCGAGACCGTCAAGTATGACGGCTATTATATCAGCGAGTGGATCATCCCCTTGTTCGCCTTTAAATTCAGAGAAGGTGAGACGCGTTGGAGATTCAATTCGTATCAATTTGACACCCAGGACAACGAGCGCAATACGTGGATCAATATCCCTCAGAACCAATTTATCTTTAACTTGGCCTATATGGGTGATATGGTCTTTGAAAGGCCATTAGGCAAGAATAAAAGTCCCATCTCACTCATACCCTACATCAATGGCCTAGCTGGCCAGGACCTGGAAGGCGATGACAAATTCACAGATTTCAAGTTTGGGGGAGATGCCAAATTTACTATAGGAAGTAGTTTGAATCTCGACCTGACCGTGAATCCGGACTTCTCCCAAGTAGAAGTGGATCAGCAGGTGACCAATCTGACTCGTTTTGAGATCAATCTTCCTGAAAGAAGGCAGTTCTTCATCGAGAACAGCGATCTGTTCGCCGATTTTGGTAATGCCCGTAATGCCAACCCCTTCTTCTCTCGTCGCATCGGTATTGCCCAAGATACTGCGGGAAATACCATACAAAATGATATTATTGCCGGTGCCCGATTAAGTGGAAAACTGAATAATAATTTCAGGATTGGACTGCTCAATGTGCAAACGGTTAGCGATGAGGAAAACGAGATCCCCAGTAACAACAATACGGTGGTTGCCCTGCAACAAAAGGTCTTCAGTAGATCCAATATCAGTTTCCTTTTCGTAAATCGACAAGCTACCTCGGATGAGGATTTCTTGGAGCCCGAAGAAGAATACAATCGGGTGGTTGGACTGGATTACAACCTGGCCAATGCAGATAATAGTTGGAATGGAAAATTCTACGTCCACAAAGCATTTACCCCAGGGGTGGATCAGGACGATTGGTCCACTGGTTTCCGCTTGCAATACAATAGTAATACCTGGCGTATACGGGGAAGTGCATTGTATGTCGGTGAAAATTTCAATTCGGACCTTGGCTTTATTCGTCGAAAAGACATACTGAGAGCAGATCCTCAGATCGAATACCTTTTGTTTCCAAAGGGTAGCTTTATCAACCGCCACACCTTTGGTATCGTCCCGATCGGTGTTTGGAGACCTAATGAAGACTTTAAACTGGCAGATTCCAACATTATCCTAAGATGGGATGCCGAATTGCGCAACACCGGTCAGATGAGCGCCCGGATCTTTAATCGCTATACTTATTTGTTCGGGGAATTCGACCCATCCATTTCGGATGGTATTCCACTTCCTGCCATGACAGATTACAGCTATACTTCTGTACAATTAGAGTATCGAAGCGACCAACGTAAGGTTCTGTCCTTCCGGGTCAATCCGACCTTTGGCGAATTCTTCAATGGGAACATTATTACCGTCCAGGGGGAGATCAACTACAGGGCACAACCGTATTTCAACCTGGCCATTCAGGCGAGGTACGATAAGATCGACCTTCCTCAACCTTATTCAGATAATGATATCTGGTTGATCGGACCCCGAATAGATGTCACCTTTAGCAAATCCATTTTCTGGAACACCTTTATCCAGTACAATTCCAATATCGATAATGTTGGGATCAATTCTCGTTTGCAATGGCGATTTGCTCCCTTATCCGACCTCTTCCTGGTATACAATGACAATTATTTTACTGGAGACGTCTTCTATCCCCGCTTTCGCACCATCAATTTAAAGGTAACGTACTGGTTGTATCTCTAA
- a CDS encoding cytochrome c oxidase subunit I — protein sequence MSAHAPAAAIDHHDDHEHHHKETFVTKYIFSQDHKMISKQYLITGLIMGFIGIAMSLLFRLQLAWPDKEFGIYEILLGKWGEGGVMDPNVYLALVTIHGTIMVFFVLTAGLSGTFSNLLIPLQIGARDMASGFLNMISYWLFFLSSVIMVMSLFVEAGPASAGWTIYPPLSALPQAMPGSGAGMTLWLVSMAVFIASSLLGSLNYIVTVLNLRTKGMSMTRLPLTIWAFFVTAIIGVVSFPVLLSAALMLIMDRSFGTSFFLSDIFIAGEVLHNQGGSPVLFEHLFWFLGHPEVYIVLLPALGITSEVIATNSRKPIFGYRAMVASILAIAFLSTIVWGHHMFISGMNPFLGSVFTFTTLLIAIPSAVKAFNYITTLWKGNLQLNPAMLFSIGLVSTFITGGLTGIILGDSALDINVHDTYFVVAHFHLVMGISALYGLFAGVYHWFPKMFEGRMMNKNLGYVHFWVTAIGAYGVFFPMHFIGMAGLPRRYYTNTAFPYFDDLADVNVVISIFAFIAGAAQLVFLYNFISSMFYGKKGPKNPWNSNTLEWTAEVKHIHGNWDGPIPHVYRWAYDYSKLNKDESDYVIPGQDFVPQDVPLQENEEELNH from the coding sequence ATGTCAGCACACGCACCAGCAGCAGCCATTGATCATCACGATGATCATGAGCACCACCACAAAGAGACCTTTGTGACCAAATACATCTTTAGCCAAGATCACAAGATGATCTCTAAACAGTATTTGATCACTGGTCTGATCATGGGCTTTATTGGGATCGCCATGTCGTTATTATTCCGTTTGCAACTGGCTTGGCCGGATAAGGAATTCGGAATTTATGAGATCCTTTTGGGAAAATGGGGTGAAGGCGGTGTGATGGACCCCAACGTCTATCTGGCGCTGGTTACCATTCACGGAACCATTATGGTATTCTTTGTCCTGACAGCAGGATTGAGCGGTACCTTTAGTAACTTATTGATTCCCTTGCAGATCGGAGCCCGAGATATGGCTTCCGGTTTCCTGAACATGATCTCCTACTGGTTGTTCTTCCTGTCTAGTGTGATCATGGTTATGTCACTTTTTGTAGAGGCTGGACCTGCTTCGGCTGGTTGGACGATCTACCCACCATTGAGCGCGTTGCCTCAGGCGATGCCAGGATCTGGTGCGGGGATGACGCTTTGGTTGGTATCCATGGCAGTCTTTATTGCTTCTTCACTACTGGGATCGCTAAACTATATTGTAACTGTACTCAATCTGAGAACTAAGGGGATGTCCATGACCCGTCTTCCATTGACGATCTGGGCTTTCTTTGTCACGGCAATCATTGGGGTGGTTTCCTTCCCTGTACTGCTATCGGCAGCTTTGATGCTGATTATGGACAGAAGCTTTGGAACTTCCTTCTTCCTTTCGGATATATTCATAGCAGGGGAAGTGTTACATAACCAGGGAGGGTCGCCAGTACTGTTCGAACACTTATTTTGGTTCTTGGGTCACCCCGAGGTATATATCGTACTGCTTCCTGCCTTAGGAATTACGTCAGAGGTGATAGCTACCAACTCCAGGAAACCGATCTTCGGTTACCGGGCTATGGTTGCCTCTATCCTGGCAATTGCATTCCTGTCCACAATTGTTTGGGGGCACCACATGTTCATCTCTGGTATGAACCCATTCCTGGGGTCTGTATTTACATTTACAACCTTACTTATCGCGATTCCATCAGCTGTAAAAGCGTTTAACTATATCACAACACTCTGGAAGGGTAACCTGCAACTGAATCCAGCAATGCTGTTTTCTATTGGTTTGGTATCTACCTTCATCACAGGAGGTTTGACAGGTATCATCCTTGGTGATAGCGCACTGGATATTAATGTTCACGACACCTACTTTGTAGTTGCTCACTTCCACCTGGTAATGGGTATTTCGGCCTTATATGGTCTATTCGCCGGAGTTTATCACTGGTTCCCTAAGATGTTCGAAGGGAGAATGATGAACAAGAACCTGGGGTATGTACATTTCTGGGTAACGGCCATCGGTGCTTACGGGGTATTCTTCCCCATGCACTTTATCGGTATGGCTGGTTTGCCAAGACGTTATTACACCAACACAGCATTCCCATATTTCGATGATCTTGCCGATGTAAACGTGGTCATCTCCATCTTTGCATTTATTGCTGGTGCTGCTCAATTGGTGTTCCTTTATAACTTTATCAGCTCTATGTTCTACGGCAAGAAAGGGCCTAAGAACCCATGGAATTCCAACACGCTGGAATGGACTGCAGAGGTTAAGCACATCCACGGAAACTGGGATGGTCCTATTCCGCATGTGTATCGCTGGGCTTATGATTACAGTAAACTGAACAAGGACGAATCGGATTATGTGATTCCAGGTCAGGACTTCGTTCCTCAAGACGTTCCTTTACAAGAAAACGAAGAAGAGCTCAACCATTAG